The Neobacillus sp. OS1-2 genome includes a window with the following:
- a CDS encoding L-lactate dehydrogenase produces MLKRVNRVALIGTGFVGSSYAFALLNQGITEELVLIDLNKEKAEGDAMDLNHGLPFAPSRTKIWYGDYKECGEADLVVITAGANQKPGETRLDLVEKNTRIFKGIVENIMASGFDGIFLVATNPVDILTYAVWKFSGLPKERVIGSGTILDTARFRFLLGDYFDVDTRNVHAYIIGEHGDTELPVWSHADIAGTSISEWSKNKNGFNHEDLNQLFLNVRDAAYHIIERKGATYYGIAMGLVRLTKAILENENSVLTVSAYLDGEYGHKNIYIGVPAVVNRKGIRQIVELNLNEEEKEKFTNSVQVLKKTMEPVFTYI; encoded by the coding sequence ATGTTAAAACGTGTGAATAGAGTTGCGCTTATTGGAACAGGCTTTGTTGGTTCCAGTTATGCGTTTGCCCTTTTAAATCAAGGCATTACAGAGGAGCTTGTTTTAATAGACTTAAATAAAGAAAAGGCGGAAGGTGATGCAATGGATTTGAATCACGGACTTCCATTCGCACCGTCACGGACAAAAATTTGGTACGGCGATTATAAGGAATGCGGTGAGGCGGACCTTGTTGTCATCACCGCAGGCGCAAACCAAAAACCTGGGGAGACACGCCTTGATTTAGTTGAAAAAAATACGAGGATTTTTAAAGGCATTGTTGAAAATATCATGGCTAGTGGTTTTGATGGTATTTTCTTAGTTGCCACAAACCCGGTTGACATTTTGACCTATGCAGTATGGAAATTTTCTGGTCTTCCGAAGGAGCGCGTAATTGGCTCTGGAACGATTTTAGATACAGCTCGGTTCCGCTTTTTATTGGGGGATTATTTTGATGTGGATACCCGTAATGTCCACGCCTATATCATTGGGGAACATGGTGATACAGAACTGCCTGTTTGGAGCCATGCTGATATCGCCGGTACATCCATTTCCGAATGGTCAAAAAATAAGAATGGATTCAATCATGAGGATTTAAATCAACTCTTTTTAAATGTCCGTGATGCTGCCTATCATATCATTGAGCGAAAAGGGGCCACTTATTATGGAATCGCAATGGGCCTTGTTAGGTTGACAAAGGCAATTCTTGAAAATGAAAATTCTGTTTTAACTGTTTCTGCTTATTTGGATGGGGAATACGGGCATAAGAACATTTACATCGGTGTACCAGCTGTAGTCAATCGAAAAGGAATTAGACAAATCGTAGAGCTTAATTTAAATGAAGAAGAGAAGGAAAAATTTACGAACTCCGTTCAAGTTTTAAAGAAAACAATGGAACCCGTGTTTACCTATATCTAA
- a CDS encoding DUF92 domain-containing protein encodes MIEVIIIIGICVTGFGGYRHKSLTKSGALTAIIVGAAVYAGFGIKGLVLLGTFFATSNFWSKYKSSVKQPIEEKLAKGATRDWRQVIANGGAAGLFSIIHYFEPDLIWLIGFVVSLASANSDTWASEIGSLSRKNPIYIRTFKRVEKGTSGAISSFGSAAALAGAFLISITSFFLFDLDGRLTLFVFLFGYFGNVIDTIMGAYYQQMYVCQHCGIETEKRQHCQLPTTRIKGYTLVDNDMVNFLSGFLAAIAAIGLVLVSK; translated from the coding sequence ATGATAGAAGTTATCATCATTATTGGCATCTGCGTAACGGGCTTTGGTGGTTATCGCCATAAATCTTTGACCAAGTCGGGAGCTTTGACTGCTATCATAGTAGGAGCAGCGGTGTATGCTGGTTTTGGTATAAAGGGACTCGTTTTACTTGGTACCTTCTTTGCCACCTCGAATTTTTGGTCAAAATATAAAAGTTCTGTGAAACAACCCATCGAAGAAAAATTGGCTAAAGGTGCAACAAGGGATTGGCGACAAGTGATTGCAAACGGGGGAGCAGCCGGGCTTTTTAGCATCATCCATTATTTTGAACCTGATCTAATCTGGTTAATTGGCTTTGTCGTTAGTCTTGCAAGTGCTAATTCAGATACGTGGGCATCAGAAATTGGCAGCTTGAGCCGGAAGAATCCGATTTACATACGTACATTTAAGAGAGTCGAAAAAGGGACATCTGGTGCCATTAGCTCCTTCGGAAGTGCTGCTGCACTTGCAGGGGCGTTTCTAATTTCCATTACCAGTTTTTTTCTGTTCGATCTGGATGGTAGGTTGACACTCTTCGTTTTTCTATTTGGTTATTTTGGTAATGTCATTGATACAATAATGGGTGCCTATTACCAACAAATGTATGTTTGTCAGCATTGCGGTATTGAGACAGAAAAAAGACAGCATTGTCAGCTGCCGACAACCAGAATAAAAGGGTATACCTTAGTGGATAATGATATGGTGAATTTTCTGTCAGGCTTCCTTGCTGCGATTGCAGCCATTGGACTAGTTCTAGTTTCAAAATAA
- a CDS encoding 5-formyltetrahydrofolate cyclo-ligase, whose protein sequence is MNDKNFVRNQIKESLTKISKPLYEDYSYKVADRLFKDEDFEKANVIGITVSKQPEVDTYQIIRKAWELGKQIAVPKCHPKDKRLSFRTLTEFSQLETVYYGLLEPIEAKTTEVPAKQMDLLIVPGLAYTMEGYRLGFGGGYYDRYLPNFTGKTLSLAFEHQIIPNFPVENHDIPVSKIITNSRTIKLL, encoded by the coding sequence ATGAATGATAAAAATTTTGTTCGTAATCAGATAAAGGAGTCTCTCACCAAGATATCTAAACCCCTATATGAAGATTATTCCTATAAAGTTGCAGACAGACTATTTAAAGATGAAGACTTTGAGAAAGCAAACGTCATCGGGATTACAGTTTCGAAACAGCCTGAAGTCGATACATACCAAATTATTCGTAAAGCTTGGGAGCTAGGAAAACAAATCGCAGTGCCAAAATGTCATCCAAAAGATAAAAGATTATCGTTCAGAACCCTAACAGAATTTTCACAGCTTGAAACTGTTTATTATGGTTTACTCGAACCTATTGAAGCAAAGACCACAGAAGTTCCTGCCAAACAAATGGATCTTTTAATAGTTCCAGGGCTTGCCTATACAATGGAAGGGTATCGCTTGGGCTTTGGCGGTGGTTATTATGACCGATACTTACCTAATTTTACTGGTAAAACTCTATCCCTAGCCTTTGAACATCAAATCATCCCCAATTTCCCAGTGGAAAACCATGATATTCCGGTTTCGAAAATCATAACCAATAGTAGAACCATCAAACTACTATGA
- the rpmG gene encoding 50S ribosomal protein L33 — protein MRVNITLACTDCGDRNYISTKNKRNNPDRLELKKYCPRDKKSTTHRETK, from the coding sequence ATGCGTGTAAATATTACGTTAGCTTGCACTGATTGTGGGGATCGTAACTATATTTCAACAAAAAATAAACGTAACAATCCAGATCGTCTTGAGCTTAAGAAATATTGCCCAAGAGATAAAAAATCAACAACACATCGTGAAACAAAATAA